A single window of Algiphilus sp. DNA harbors:
- a CDS encoding acetyl-CoA carboxylase carboxyltransferase subunit alpha — protein MNLNYLDFEQPIAELQQKIEDLRNMSDGSQVSLSEEIQRLEAKQKQLTEQIFSKLESWQVTQLARHPQRPYALDYIESVFTDWEELHGDRAFADDPAIVSGIARLDGRPVVVIGQQKGRDAKERIHRNFGMPMPEGYRKALRLMKMGEKFSLPVITFIDTPGAFPGIGAEERNQSEAIARNLFELSRLRTPVVATVIGEGGSGGALAIGVADHLMMLQLSIYSVISPEGCASILFKSAERARDAAEAMKVTATDLHGYGLIDEIIPEPLGGAHRDPETMSATLCGRLLATVDHLSRQPLNQLLQTRYERLMKFGAFQQG, from the coding sequence ATGAATCTGAATTATCTCGACTTCGAGCAGCCCATCGCCGAGCTGCAGCAGAAGATCGAGGACCTGCGCAACATGTCCGACGGCTCGCAGGTCAGCCTCTCGGAGGAGATCCAGCGGCTCGAGGCCAAGCAGAAGCAGCTGACCGAGCAGATATTCTCCAAGCTGGAGTCCTGGCAGGTCACGCAGCTCGCGCGCCATCCGCAGCGGCCGTACGCGCTCGACTACATCGAGTCCGTGTTCACCGACTGGGAGGAGCTGCACGGCGACCGCGCCTTCGCGGACGATCCCGCCATCGTCAGCGGCATCGCGCGGCTCGACGGGCGGCCGGTGGTGGTCATCGGCCAGCAGAAGGGTCGCGACGCCAAGGAGCGCATCCACCGCAACTTCGGCATGCCCATGCCGGAGGGCTACCGCAAGGCGCTGCGCCTGATGAAGATGGGCGAGAAGTTCTCGCTGCCGGTGATCACCTTCATCGACACGCCCGGCGCCTTCCCGGGCATCGGCGCCGAGGAGCGCAACCAGTCCGAGGCCATCGCGCGCAATCTCTTCGAGCTGTCGCGGCTGCGCACACCGGTGGTGGCGACGGTCATCGGCGAGGGCGGATCGGGCGGTGCGCTCGCCATCGGCGTGGCCGATCATCTGATGATGCTGCAGCTGTCGATCTACTCGGTGATCTCGCCCGAGGGCTGCGCGTCCATCCTGTTCAAGAGTGCCGAGCGCGCCCGCGACGCCGCCGAGGCCATGAAGGTCACAGCCACCGATCTGCACGGCTACGGGCTGATCGACGAGATCATTCCGGAGCCGCTCGGCGGCGCGCACCGTGATCCGGAAACGATGAGTGCCACGCTGTGCGGGCGCCTGCTGGCGACCGTCGACCACCTCAGCCGGCAGCCGCTCAATCAGCTGCTGCAGACGCGCTACGAGCGGCTCATGAAATTCGGTGCCTTCCAGCAGGGGTGA
- the tilS gene encoding tRNA lysidine(34) synthetase TilS — protein sequence MPSSRGEAAGSAGASLTHALAAGFEALPPHGGYCIGFSGGRDSTALLDALHGLRPGRVRAVHVHHGLHASADDWAEHCRRFCEARGIGLDIRAVRVRPDGDGPEAAARRARHAALQEALRPGELLVLAHHADDQAETVLFRLLRGGGTAGAAGMRALRPTGDGGWLWRPLLGVTRDAITAYCRARELQWVDDPGNHGGANARARLRAALPMLEAVVPGAAAALRRHAGLLGDQQALIATALGPDLATRLHDGRLDLRGLRGWSRARRHALLRQYCAALGAPVPGAAWLAECDTSVIAAGADRQPVLQLGALRACRFDDALWLLPALPPTEPAWCTNWDGCAPLSLPAAAGSLHCSGAGPPLHALTVGFVAPGTRCRLTAGGRTQRLKHVFQRAGTPPWERARTPEIRADGEPVQVGQWRLPAANAYLPGTRFHWRKPHWHLPSEGT from the coding sequence GTGCCTTCCAGCAGGGGTGAGGCCGCCGGGTCCGCCGGCGCGTCGCTGACGCACGCGCTGGCGGCAGGATTCGAGGCGCTTCCCCCGCACGGCGGCTACTGCATCGGCTTCAGCGGCGGCCGCGACTCGACCGCGCTGCTCGACGCGCTGCACGGCCTGCGTCCCGGCCGCGTGCGCGCGGTGCACGTGCACCACGGCCTGCACGCCAGCGCCGACGACTGGGCCGAGCACTGCCGGCGCTTCTGCGAGGCGCGCGGCATCGGGCTCGACATCCGCGCCGTGCGCGTGCGGCCCGACGGCGACGGCCCCGAGGCGGCCGCGCGCCGGGCCCGCCACGCCGCGTTGCAGGAAGCGCTGCGGCCGGGCGAGCTGCTGGTGCTGGCGCACCACGCCGATGACCAGGCCGAGACCGTGCTGTTCCGTTTGCTGCGCGGTGGCGGCACCGCGGGCGCTGCAGGCATGCGCGCGCTGCGACCGACGGGCGACGGCGGCTGGCTCTGGCGCCCGCTGCTGGGCGTGACGCGCGATGCGATCACCGCGTACTGCCGGGCGCGCGAGCTGCAGTGGGTCGACGACCCGGGCAATCACGGCGGTGCCAATGCGCGCGCCCGGTTGCGTGCCGCGCTTCCGATGCTGGAGGCGGTGGTGCCCGGTGCGGCGGCAGCGCTGCGGCGCCACGCCGGGCTGCTCGGCGACCAGCAGGCGCTGATCGCCACGGCGCTGGGCCCCGATCTGGCCACCCGCCTGCACGACGGGCGACTGGACCTGCGCGGCTTGCGGGGCTGGTCACGCGCACGCCGACACGCGCTCCTGCGCCAGTACTGCGCAGCGCTCGGCGCACCGGTTCCGGGAGCGGCATGGCTGGCCGAGTGCGATACCAGCGTGATCGCCGCCGGCGCCGACCGACAGCCGGTGCTGCAACTGGGCGCGCTGCGCGCATGCCGGTTCGACGACGCCCTCTGGCTGCTGCCGGCATTGCCACCGACTGAGCCGGCGTGGTGCACGAACTGGGATGGATGCGCGCCGCTGTCGCTGCCCGCTGCCGCAGGGTCGCTGCACTGTAGTGGTGCAGGACCACCGCTGCATGCCCTGACCGTCGGCTTCGTCGCGCCGGGTACCCGCTGCCGTCTGACGGCGGGCGGTCGCACGCAGCGGCTGAAGCATGTCTTCCAGCGCGCCGGAACGCCGCCGTGGGAGCGCGCGCGGACCCCCGAGATCCGCGCGGACGGGGAACCGGTGCAGGTCGGCCAGTGGCGCCTGCCGGCCGCGAACGCCTACCTGCCGGGAACCCGCTTCCACTGGCGGAAACCGCACTGGCACCTGCCCTCTGAAGGGACCTGA
- the serC gene encoding 3-phosphoserine/phosphohydroxythreonine transaminase, with amino-acid sequence MSRVFNFSAGPATLPEAVLEQVRDELLDWRGTGMSVMEMSHRDKPFMSIATEAEADLRKLLGVPDNYKVLFLQGGATGQFAFVPMNLMPEGGSADYLVTGSWGKKAIKEAGKYGTANTAVRPADDKFDHIPARSEWKLDPNAAYVHYTPNETIEGVEFHQPPEVGGVPLVGDFSSNFLSRPVDVAAHGVMYAGAQKNAGPAGLTMVIVRDDLIGKARPTTPSIFDYKAVADGESMLNTPPCFAWYVSGLVFKWLLDQGGLEGMAERNARKAGLLYDYIDSEPFYDNPVAPADRSHMNVTFRLAKPDLDATFLEGAKAAGMPGLKGHRSVGGMRASIYNAMPEAGVQALVDYMKEFVRTNG; translated from the coding sequence ATGTCACGTGTATTCAACTTCAGCGCCGGCCCGGCCACGCTTCCCGAGGCCGTGCTCGAGCAGGTCCGCGACGAGCTGCTCGACTGGCGCGGGACCGGCATGTCGGTCATGGAGATGTCGCATCGCGACAAGCCCTTCATGTCGATCGCCACCGAGGCCGAGGCCGACCTGCGCAAGCTGCTCGGCGTGCCCGACAACTACAAGGTGCTGTTCCTCCAGGGCGGCGCCACCGGCCAGTTCGCCTTCGTGCCGATGAACCTGATGCCGGAGGGCGGCAGCGCCGACTATCTGGTGACCGGTTCCTGGGGCAAGAAGGCCATCAAGGAAGCCGGCAAGTACGGCACCGCCAACACCGCGGTGCGCCCGGCGGACGACAAGTTCGACCACATCCCGGCGCGCTCGGAGTGGAAGCTGGACCCGAACGCGGCCTATGTGCACTACACGCCCAACGAGACCATCGAGGGCGTCGAGTTCCATCAGCCGCCCGAAGTCGGCGGCGTGCCGCTGGTCGGTGACTTCTCGTCCAACTTCCTGTCGCGCCCGGTCGATGTCGCGGCCCACGGCGTGATGTACGCCGGCGCGCAGAAGAACGCCGGCCCGGCCGGCCTGACCATGGTCATCGTGCGCGACGACCTCATCGGCAAGGCGCGTCCGACCACGCCGTCGATCTTCGACTACAAGGCGGTCGCCGACGGCGAGTCGATGCTGAACACGCCGCCGTGCTTCGCCTGGTACGTCAGCGGCCTGGTCTTCAAGTGGCTGCTCGATCAGGGCGGTCTCGAGGGCATGGCCGAGCGCAACGCGCGCAAGGCCGGACTGCTCTACGACTACATCGACAGCGAGCCCTTCTACGACAATCCGGTGGCGCCGGCCGACCGTTCCCACATGAACGTGACGTTCCGGCTCGCCAAGCCCGACCTGGACGCCACCTTCCTGGAAGGGGCCAAGGCGGCCGGCATGCCGGGGCTGAAGGGCCATCGCTCGGTCGGCGGGATGCGTGCCAGCATCTACAACGCGATGCCCGAGGCCGGCGTGCAGGCGCTGGTCGACTACATGAAGGAATTCGTCCGCACCAACGGGTAG
- the gyrA gene encoding DNA gyrase subunit A: MTEFAKEVLSINLEEEMQRSYLDYAMSVIVGRALPDARDGLKPVHRRVLYAMKVLGNDYNKAYKKSARVVGDVIGKYHPHGDSAVYDTIVRMAQTFSMRHVLVDGQGNFGSIDGDAPAAMRYTEVRMAKLAHEMLADIDRETVDFVPNYDESETEPAVLPTRLPQLLVNGATGIAVGMATNIPPHNLCEVIDGCVALIDNPEIDLAGLMQLIPAPDFPTAGLILDVNGVADAYATGRGRIVVRARTHFEDIGPDRQAILVTELPYQVNKARLLERIAELVKDKKVSGISEIRDESDKDGLRMVIELKRGENAEVILNHLFQHTQLQTVFGINMVALDQGQPRTFTLKELLETFVRHRREVVTRRTRYLLRKARERAHGLEGLTVALANIDEVIECIRKAPTPAEAKAALLSRVWQPGQVVAMLERAGADASKPDGLDASLGLQDDGYHLSEAQVQGILEMRLQRLTALEQDKIVEEYGEILDAIGEYLHILGSDERLLEVIREELLEVREQYGDARRTEISADAVFINREDLVVPQDMVVTLSHEGYVKSQPLTEYQSQRRGGRGRMAAGTKNDDFIDRLWVAHSHDTLLCFSSAGKVYRLRVFELPAGSRGARGKPFVNLLPLESDERISAVLAIQSFEQGGSVFMATRRGTVKKTPLAAFANIRSSGIIAVDLRADDALVGVTLTGGEDDILLISSAGRAIRFSEADVRSMGRGATGVRGMRLVGNGSADNGDEGGEGETADDVRVIALLKTDGGDVLTVSEYGFGKRTAVAEFPLRGRGGQGVIAQRLTDKSGELIGAIEVDNEHEVMLVSHDGNLIRVAAGEIRTLGRNTQGVRIVRPTAGDRLVGVDRIAPEDGDNGGDADGADGEAAPDAPAGADPSISE, from the coding sequence ATGACCGAGTTTGCAAAAGAAGTCCTGTCGATCAATCTCGAAGAGGAGATGCAGCGCTCCTACCTCGATTACGCGATGAGCGTGATCGTCGGGCGCGCGCTGCCCGACGCCCGTGACGGCCTCAAGCCGGTGCACCGCCGCGTGCTGTACGCGATGAAGGTGCTCGGCAACGACTACAACAAGGCCTACAAGAAGTCGGCGCGCGTGGTCGGCGACGTCATCGGCAAGTACCACCCGCACGGCGACTCGGCGGTCTACGACACCATCGTGCGCATGGCGCAGACCTTCTCGATGCGCCACGTCCTGGTCGACGGGCAGGGCAACTTCGGCTCCATCGACGGCGACGCGCCGGCGGCCATGCGCTACACCGAGGTGCGCATGGCGAAGCTGGCGCACGAGATGCTGGCCGACATCGACCGCGAGACGGTGGACTTCGTCCCCAACTACGACGAATCCGAGACCGAGCCGGCGGTGCTGCCCACGCGGCTGCCGCAGCTGCTGGTCAACGGTGCCACCGGCATTGCCGTGGGCATGGCCACCAACATCCCGCCGCACAACCTGTGCGAGGTCATCGACGGCTGCGTGGCGCTGATCGACAACCCGGAGATCGATCTCGCCGGGCTCATGCAGCTGATCCCGGCGCCCGATTTCCCGACCGCCGGCCTAATCCTCGACGTCAACGGCGTCGCCGACGCCTACGCCACCGGCCGCGGCCGCATCGTGGTGCGCGCGCGCACGCACTTCGAGGACATCGGCCCGGACCGCCAGGCCATCCTGGTCACCGAGCTGCCGTACCAGGTGAACAAGGCGCGCCTGCTGGAGCGCATCGCCGAGCTGGTCAAGGACAAGAAGGTCAGCGGCATCTCGGAGATCCGCGACGAGTCCGACAAGGACGGCCTGCGCATGGTCATCGAGCTGAAGCGTGGCGAGAACGCCGAGGTCATCCTCAACCACCTCTTCCAGCACACCCAGCTGCAGACCGTCTTCGGCATCAACATGGTGGCCCTGGACCAGGGCCAGCCGCGCACCTTCACGCTCAAGGAGCTGCTGGAGACCTTCGTGCGGCACCGGCGCGAGGTGGTCACCCGCCGCACGCGCTACCTGCTGCGCAAGGCACGCGAGCGTGCCCACGGCCTGGAAGGTCTGACCGTGGCGCTGGCCAATATCGACGAGGTCATCGAGTGCATCCGCAAGGCGCCGACGCCGGCCGAGGCCAAGGCCGCGCTGCTGTCGCGGGTCTGGCAGCCGGGGCAGGTGGTGGCGATGCTGGAGCGCGCCGGTGCCGACGCCTCCAAGCCGGACGGTCTCGATGCGTCGCTGGGGCTGCAGGACGATGGCTATCACCTGTCCGAGGCGCAGGTGCAGGGCATCCTGGAGATGCGGCTGCAGCGCCTGACCGCGCTGGAGCAGGACAAGATCGTCGAGGAGTACGGCGAGATTCTCGACGCCATCGGCGAGTACCTGCACATCCTCGGGTCGGACGAGCGCCTGCTGGAGGTCATCCGCGAGGAGCTGCTCGAAGTGCGCGAGCAGTACGGCGATGCCCGCCGCACCGAGATCTCGGCCGACGCCGTGTTCATCAATCGCGAGGACCTGGTGGTCCCGCAGGACATGGTGGTCACGCTCTCGCACGAGGGCTACGTCAAGAGCCAGCCGCTGACCGAGTATCAGTCGCAGCGACGCGGCGGTCGCGGCCGCATGGCCGCCGGCACCAAGAACGACGACTTCATCGACCGCCTCTGGGTGGCGCACAGCCACGACACGCTGCTGTGCTTCTCGTCGGCCGGCAAGGTCTATCGGCTGCGCGTCTTCGAGCTGCCCGCCGGCTCGCGCGGCGCGCGCGGCAAGCCCTTCGTCAACCTGCTGCCGCTGGAGTCGGACGAGCGCATCTCGGCGGTGCTGGCGATCCAGAGCTTCGAGCAGGGTGGCTCGGTGTTCATGGCCACGCGCCGCGGCACCGTCAAGAAGACGCCGCTGGCGGCCTTCGCCAACATCCGCAGCAGCGGCATCATCGCGGTCGACCTGCGCGCCGACGACGCGCTGGTGGGCGTGACGCTGACCGGCGGCGAAGACGACATCCTCCTGATCTCCAGCGCCGGGCGCGCCATCCGCTTCAGCGAAGCGGATGTGCGCAGCATGGGGCGCGGGGCCACCGGCGTGCGCGGCATGCGGCTGGTGGGCAACGGCAGTGCCGACAACGGCGACGAGGGCGGAGAAGGCGAGACCGCCGACGATGTCCGCGTCATCGCGCTGCTCAAGACGGACGGCGGTGACGTGCTCACCGTCTCCGAGTACGGCTTCGGCAAGCGCACTGCCGTCGCCGAGTTCCCGCTGCGCGGTCGCGGCGGGCAGGGCGTCATCGCCCAGCGACTCACCGACAAGAGCGGCGAGCTGATCGGAGCCATCGAGGTCGACAACGAGCACGAGGTCATGCTCGTGTCGCACGACGGTAACCTGATCCGCGTGGCCGCCGGCGAGATCCGGACGCTCGGCCGCAACACCCAGGGTGTGCGCATCGTCCGGCCGACCGCCGGCGATCGTCTGGTCGGTGTCGATCGCATCGCCCCCGAGGACGGCGACAACGGCGGCGACGCCGATGGTGCCGACGGGGAAGCCGCACCGGATGCGCCCGCCGGTGCCGATCCATCCATTTCCGAATAG
- the hisC gene encoding histidinol-phosphate transaminase, giving the protein MADPAFWQRVPEGIRAMAPYQPGMPIDELRRRMGVTDVVKLASNENPLGCSPAVRAVLGRDHALARYPDGGGFALKARLAAFHDVAPEQITLGNGSNDLLEFVARIFLGPGRAAMYSAHAFAVYPLAAAAQNAPSVVVPARPVDAEDAYGHDLTGFARALSDDVAAIFIANPNNPTGTCLPAGAVAEFLGEVPESTVVVLDEAYWDYQDPATRPDIAALLARHPNLLVTRTFSKIYGMAALRLGYGLSHPALADLLNRVRQPFNNNSLALAAGEAAIDDQGFVAESVALNRTERARLERALRDRGLGVLPSHANFVAVDFGRDAAPMHQGLLEQGVIVRPMGSYQMPHFLRVTVGTEAENTRFLTALDTVLAAGSADAAS; this is encoded by the coding sequence ATGGCTGACCCCGCTTTCTGGCAACGCGTCCCGGAAGGGATCCGCGCGATGGCGCCCTACCAGCCCGGCATGCCCATCGACGAGCTGCGCCGGCGCATGGGCGTGACCGATGTCGTCAAGCTCGCCTCCAACGAGAATCCGCTCGGCTGCAGCCCGGCGGTGCGCGCCGTGCTGGGGCGCGATCACGCCCTGGCGCGCTACCCGGATGGCGGCGGCTTCGCGCTCAAGGCGAGGTTGGCCGCGTTCCACGACGTCGCGCCCGAGCAGATCACGCTGGGCAACGGATCCAACGACCTGCTCGAATTCGTCGCCCGCATCTTCCTCGGGCCGGGCAGGGCGGCGATGTACTCGGCGCACGCCTTCGCGGTGTATCCGCTGGCCGCGGCGGCGCAGAATGCGCCCAGCGTGGTGGTGCCGGCCCGTCCGGTGGACGCGGAGGATGCCTACGGCCACGACCTGACCGGATTCGCGCGCGCGCTCAGCGACGATGTGGCGGCGATCTTCATCGCCAATCCCAACAATCCGACCGGAACCTGCCTGCCTGCCGGTGCGGTGGCGGAGTTCCTCGGCGAAGTGCCCGAGTCGACCGTGGTCGTGCTCGACGAGGCGTACTGGGACTATCAGGACCCGGCCACGCGGCCCGATATCGCGGCGCTGCTGGCGCGTCATCCCAATCTGCTGGTCACGCGCACCTTCTCCAAGATCTACGGCATGGCGGCGCTGCGCCTGGGCTACGGCCTGTCGCACCCGGCGCTGGCCGATCTGCTCAACCGCGTGCGACAGCCGTTCAACAACAACTCGCTGGCGCTGGCGGCCGGCGAGGCCGCCATCGACGACCAGGGCTTCGTGGCCGAGTCGGTGGCGCTGAACCGCACGGAACGGGCCCGGCTGGAGCGCGCGCTGCGCGATCGCGGGCTCGGCGTGCTGCCGTCGCACGCCAACTTCGTGGCGGTGGATTTCGGGCGTGACGCCGCGCCGATGCACCAGGGGCTGCTTGAGCAGGGCGTCATCGTGCGCCCCATGGGCAGCTACCAGATGCCGCACTTCCTGCGGGTCACGGTGGGCACCGAGGCCGAGAACACGCGCTTCCTGACCGCCCTGGACACGGTGCTCGCCGCCGGCTCCGCCGACGCCGCGTCATGA
- a CDS encoding phosphoglycerate dehydrogenase: MYRIQTLNNISPRGLEHLPRESYEVASELSNPDAILVRSYKMHDMEIPKSVRAIGRAGAGTNNIPVEAMSERGVPVFNAPGANANAVKELVVAGMLMAARNIPQAIRFVDSINADDAKAVEDGKKKFAGFELPDRKLGVIGLGAIGVRVANAAYDLGMQVTGFDPKMTVDNAWLLSSGVQQSTSVDELCANSQFLTVHVPLIEATKNLINADRIKSMPKGAVIVNFARGGIVDEDAVLAALDEGHLQGYVCDFPSEKLKGNDKVIALPHLGASTGEAEENCAIMVARQVRDFLENGNVTNSVNFPEAVLPRVEDEPRLCIANANVPNMVGQITTALAKHDLNIADMLNKSRGNVAYTMVDVDSDIPDTVAEELGAIEGVLSVRVLPA; the protein is encoded by the coding sequence ATGTACCGAATCCAAACGCTGAACAACATCTCGCCGCGCGGTCTCGAGCATCTTCCGCGCGAGTCCTACGAGGTGGCCAGCGAACTGAGCAATCCCGACGCCATTCTGGTGCGCTCGTACAAGATGCACGACATGGAGATCCCGAAGTCCGTGCGCGCCATCGGGCGCGCCGGCGCGGGCACCAACAACATCCCGGTCGAGGCGATGAGCGAGCGTGGCGTGCCGGTCTTCAATGCCCCGGGCGCCAACGCCAACGCGGTGAAGGAGCTGGTCGTCGCCGGCATGCTCATGGCCGCGCGCAACATCCCGCAAGCGATCCGCTTCGTCGACAGCATCAATGCCGACGACGCCAAGGCCGTCGAGGACGGCAAGAAGAAGTTCGCCGGCTTCGAGCTGCCCGACCGCAAGCTGGGTGTGATCGGCCTGGGAGCCATCGGTGTGCGCGTCGCCAACGCGGCCTATGACCTGGGCATGCAGGTCACCGGCTTCGACCCGAAGATGACGGTGGACAACGCCTGGCTGCTGTCCTCGGGCGTGCAGCAGTCCACCTCGGTGGACGAGCTCTGTGCCAACTCGCAGTTCCTGACCGTGCACGTGCCGCTGATCGAGGCTACCAAGAACCTCATCAACGCCGACCGCATCAAGTCGATGCCGAAGGGCGCGGTCATCGTCAACTTCGCGCGCGGCGGCATCGTCGACGAGGACGCCGTGCTGGCCGCGCTCGACGAGGGCCATCTGCAGGGCTACGTCTGCGATTTCCCCTCCGAGAAGCTCAAGGGCAACGACAAGGTGATCGCGCTGCCGCATCTCGGCGCCTCCACCGGCGAGGCCGAGGAGAACTGCGCGATCATGGTGGCACGCCAGGTGCGCGACTTCCTCGAGAACGGCAATGTCACCAACTCGGTGAATTTCCCCGAAGCGGTGCTGCCGCGCGTCGAGGACGAGCCGCGGCTGTGCATCGCCAACGCCAACGTGCCGAACATGGTGGGTCAGATCACCACGGCACTGGCCAAGCACGACCTGAACATCGCCGACATGCTCAACAAGTCTCGCGGCAACGTTGCCTACACCATGGTCGATGTCGACTCGGACATTCCCGACACGGTCGCGGAAGAGCTGGGCGCGATCGAGGGAGTGCTGTCCGTGCGAGTGCTCCCCGCCTGA
- the pheA gene encoding prephenate dehydratase, producing the protein MAAGDRLDGARARIDALDAEIQERIVERARVAQEVRDIKRAEGDLSDHYRPAREAQVLKAAAERNRALGSPLSDAAMSSIMREIMSACLALETPLSVSYLGPEGTYTQSAVYKHFGHQVSTRVAAAIDDIFRDVESGAASYGVVPVENSTEGVVTSTLDLLLSTPLSICGEVLLPVHHHLLSGFDAIERIDVVYAHPQSFAQCRRWLDNQLPNTPREPMPSNGAAARRVSETGRGAAIASAAAGVLYKLNALAANIEDDPNNTTRFLVIGRQQPEPTGADRTSLVCSAPQGGEPGALFSLLEPFAKAGVNLSKIESRPSRRAAWDYNFYLDLDGHQADPTVAQVIDDVRSRAAFFKILGSYPRATDHAG; encoded by the coding sequence ATGGCCGCCGGGGATCGGCTCGACGGCGCGCGCGCGCGCATCGATGCGCTGGATGCGGAGATCCAGGAGCGCATCGTCGAGCGCGCGCGCGTTGCGCAGGAAGTGCGCGACATCAAGCGCGCCGAGGGCGATCTCTCCGACCACTACCGGCCGGCGCGCGAGGCGCAGGTCCTGAAGGCGGCTGCCGAGCGCAACAGGGCGCTCGGCAGTCCGCTCTCGGACGCGGCGATGTCGAGCATCATGCGCGAGATCATGTCCGCGTGCCTGGCGCTGGAGACGCCGCTGTCCGTCTCCTATCTCGGGCCCGAGGGTACCTACACGCAGTCGGCGGTGTACAAGCATTTCGGCCATCAGGTCAGCACGCGCGTGGCCGCTGCCATCGACGACATCTTCCGGGATGTCGAGTCGGGCGCGGCCTCCTACGGCGTGGTGCCGGTGGAGAATTCGACCGAGGGTGTCGTCACCAGCACGCTGGACCTGCTGCTGTCGACGCCGTTGTCGATCTGCGGCGAGGTGTTGCTGCCGGTGCATCACCACCTGCTGTCGGGCTTCGATGCCATCGAGCGGATCGATGTGGTCTACGCCCATCCCCAGTCCTTCGCGCAGTGCCGGCGCTGGCTGGACAACCAGCTGCCCAACACGCCGCGCGAGCCGATGCCGAGCAACGGCGCCGCGGCGCGTCGCGTGTCCGAGACCGGCCGCGGTGCCGCCATAGCCAGTGCCGCCGCCGGCGTGCTCTACAAGCTCAACGCGCTGGCGGCGAACATCGAGGACGATCCCAACAACACCACGCGCTTCCTGGTGATCGGACGCCAGCAGCCCGAACCCACCGGCGCCGACCGTACCTCGCTGGTGTGCTCGGCTCCGCAGGGCGGGGAGCCGGGAGCGCTGTTCTCGCTGCTCGAGCCCTTCGCCAAGGCCGGCGTCAACCTCAGCAAGATCGAGTCGCGCCCGAGCCGCCGCGCCGCGTGGGACTACAATTTCTACCTCGATCTCGACGGTCACCAGGCGGATCCGACGGTGGCGCAGGTGATCGATGACGTGCGTTCGCGCGCGGCCTTCTTCAAGATCCTGGGCTCGTACCCGCGCGCGACCGACCACGCCGGCTGA